GCGGTCGTCAGGCCGTCGTCGACCAGCCAGGCGCCGCACAGCAGGGCGACGCCCGCGGCGCCGACCCGGAACAGGTCGGCACCGCGGGAGCGCCGGTGTCGGGGCCGGTGCGTCAACGCCGCGAGCGGCGGCGGTTGCGGCGCACGACCAGCCAGGCGGCCCCGGCGATCAGGGCGCCGCCGACGGCGACCTCGGCCGGGTTGAGGTCGCGCGAGGAGCCGCCCGCACCGGCCGCGACCCCGCCCTGCGGCGCGCGGGTCGGGCTGGTCGAGGTGCCCGGGGAGGCGGACGTGCCGACGCCGCCGGAGCTGGAGGCGGACGGGCTGGGCGAGGGCGACCCGCTGGGCGGCGGGGAGCTGAGGTCGGGGCAGTCGACCATGAAGACCTTCTGCTTGCCGTTGCCGTTCTCTCCCGCGAACTGCCAGAGCAGCTTGTAGTGGCCCTCGGGCAGCGACAGGTTCTGGGTCTGCCCGGCGCCGGTGAGCAGCGTGATGTCGCCGGAGAGCACCTTGGCGGTGCCGGTCGGCGGCTGCTGGTCGATCTCCCAGGTCACCTTGGTGACGGTGTCGAAGTTGAAGGCGTCCAGGTAGAAGCTGCAGACCTTGGGCTGGTTGGCGTGGGCGTCGGACACCGTGCCGACGGCGTGGATCTTGACGTCGCCGTTGTCGCCGGGCGCGGCGTGGGCGGCGCCCGCGAACGCGGCCAGCGGCAGGACGGCGGCGCCGGTCAGGGCAGCGGCGCGCAGCAGCGGCCGGCGGCGCTCGGCCGGGGAGGGGGCCATGAGGACTCCGGAGGGTGGGTTGACGGGGAGCTGCCGGCACTCCGCCGACACCCCACAGAGAGTCCTCGCCGCGACCTGACGGACCGTCACACCACACCGCGACCGGTACGATCTTTCGCTCCGTCGGCCCAGCGCACCGGCGCGACGGCCGTCAGGCGGCCTCCTGCTGGGGCGGCCGCCGGCGCCGGCGCGGCCGCAGGCGCTCGCCGCGGGCCAGCCGGCGCAGCCGCGAGAAGCGGGAGAAGCGTTCGCGGTTGGCGACCGAGGCCCGGTCGAGTTCCTCCATCAGGCGGCGGCCGCGGTGCTCCAGGTCGAGTTCGTCGAGGATGCGGTCCACCTCGGCGAGCAGCGAGCCGTGCAGCTGCCAGGCCTCGGGGTGCTCCTGGACGCGGCGCAGCAGCAGCTGGGCGACGTTCTCCCGGCAGGTCCAGGCGGCGGCGAGTTCGGAGGTCAGCCGCTGCTCGGCCTCCTCCGCGTTGCGGCTGACCTGGGTGGTGACCAGCACCGCGAAGCTGACCAGGGCGCCGCCGACGTGGCCGAACAGTTCCTCCATGGCGACCGCGACGTCCGCCGGGAACAGCCGCTCGCCGGGCTCGCGGCGCTTGGCGAGGTCGGTCAGCGAGCGGGCGATCACCCGGATGACGACCACGCAGATCTCCAGGGTGTCCAGGCCGGTGCGCAGCACCAGCCGGGACAGCAGCCCTTCGCTGATCCGCGGGTTGAGCCGCAGGCTGTCCTCGGCCTGCCGCAGTGCGCTGTCCACCTCGGCGATCGCCTGGTCCAGCCGGCGGGCCTCGTGCAGCCGTTCGGCGGCGCGCTCCACCGGGACGGGGCGGCCGAGTTCCTCGGCGAGGTCGACCAGCAGGTGCCGGGCCCGGCGGGCCAGGTCCTCGATGGACTCGCCGGCGGTGTCCACCCAGACGGGCGCGGCGAACACCAGGTTGAACAGCAGGCCGACGCCCGCGCCGATCAGCGTCTCCAGGACCCGGTCCCAGGCCTGCGAGGTGACCTGGGAGACGCCGAGGATCAGCATCGCGCTGATCGCCACCTCCTGGACGAACTCGTCCACCCGGACGAACCGTCCGATGACCAGCGAGGCGAGGATGATCAGCCCGAGGCTCCACCAGGACAGCCCGACCACGGTGGAGAACCCGATGGCGATCAGCACGCCGACCACCACCGAGTTGACCCGCCGGATGCTGGTGGTGAGCGTCGAGTAGACCGTCACCTGCACCACCAGCAGCGCGGTGAGCGGCGCGGTCAGCGGCACCGGCTCCCGGCTCAGCCAGGTGGCCACCACGTACGCGAGCGTGGCGGCCACCGTGGCCCGCACCGTCTGGACCACGAAGGGATCCCTGGCCCCGCGGCGTACCGCCGCCGCCACCGACTCCGGAACAAAGCGCATGCCGCCCTTCTTTCCCCGTGACGGCCGCTCACACCGCCCCCGGGCTGCGGCGTTGACCCGAAGGTGCTACTCCGCGGCCGGTCCGGGGCCCACTCGGCCGCCGCGGAGGACATCGGCCTGCGGGAGTGGCCCGGCCCGGCGTCGGTGCTGCGGGGCCGGGCCACCGGTGTGTCAACTCGCTTGCAGCGCGCGGCTTCCGGCTTCGTCCGTGGCCCGGGCGGGGCGGTCCGGGCGGGCCAGCCACCAGAGGCGCGGGCCGGTGTCCAGGGCCAGGGCGGTGACCAGGACGGAGCGGACGACGAGGGTGTCGAGGAGGACGCCGAAGGCGACGGTGAAGCCCAGTTCCGCGGCGAACACCAGCGGCAGCGACGCCATCGCGGCGAAGGTGCCGGCCAGGACCAGACCGGCGGAGGTGATGACGCCGCCGGTGGCGGCGAGGGCGGTGCGGGCGGCCCGGCGGGTGCCCAGGGCGTGGGCGTCCTCGCGGATCCGGGTGACCAGGAAGATGTTGTAGTCGACGCCCAGCGCGACCAGGAAGACGAAGGTGAGCAGCGGGAACGAGGCGTCCGCGCCGGCGAAGTGGAACAGGTGCCGGAAGACCAGCGCGGAGACGCCGAGCGCCGCCCCGAAGGACAGCACCACGGTGGCGATCAGCAGCAGCGGCGCGACCACCGCCCGCAGCAGCGCGGCGAGGATCAGCAGCACCGTCACCAGCACCGCCGGGATGATCAGCCGGTCGTCGCGGGCCGCCGCGTCCCGGGTGTCCAGGGCGACCGCGGTGGTGCCGCCGACCAGGGCGTCCGCGCCGGGCACCGCGTGCACGGCGGTCCGGGCCAGGCCGACGGTGCGCATCGCCTCCCGGCTGCTCGGATCGGCCGCCAACTCGCCCAGCAGCAGCGCCCGCCCGTCCCGCACCGCCGGCTCCCCGACCGCGACCACGCCCGGCACCCCGGCCAGCGCGGCGCGGACCGACCCGGCGGCGTCCGCGCTCGTGACCACGTACAGCGGGTCGCCGGAGCCGGCCGGGAAGTGCGCCTGCTGGACCTCCTTGCCTGCGGCGGTCTGCGGACGTCCGGTGAACTGCTCGGTGTCGGCCAGGCCGTCGGCGCGCAGCGCGAAGGCGCCGAGGGCGAGCGCACCGAGCGCCAGCGCGGTGCCGATCCAGACGGTGCGGGGGCGGCGGGCGATCGCGTCGCCGAGCCGGGTCCAGGCCCGTCCGCCGTCCGCCCCGGCGGCGCCGACCTCGGGCCGGCGCGGCCAGAACGCCCGCCGCCCGCAGGCCACCAGCAGCGCCGGCATCAGGGTCAGCATCGCCAGCCAGCCGACCAGGACGCCGATCGCGCAGGCCGGGCCCATGCCGCGGGTGGAGTTCAGGTCGGCGAGCACCAGCAGGGTCAGACCGACCGCGACGGTCGCCGCCGACGCGGTGATCGCCGGACCGCAGCGGCGCAGCGCCCGCGCCATCGCCTCGTGCGGGTCCTGACGGCGGCCCAGCTCCTCGCGGTAGCGGGCGATCAGCAGCAGCGCGTAGTCGGTGGCCGCGCCGAACACCAGCACCACCAGGATGAACCCGGTCTGCTTGTTGACGACCAGTCCGGCGTTCCGGGCCAGCAGGTACACCACCGCCTCGGCGACGGCCAGCGCCCCGCCGACCGTGACCAGCGACAGCAGCGGCAGCCACGGACTGCGGTAGGTCAGCAGCAGGATCAGCACCACCACCACGGCCGTGATCGTGGTCAGGCTGCCCGCCGCGCCGAACGCCTTGATCGAATCGGAGGCGTACCCGGCGGGGCCGGTGACGTGGAAGCCCAGGCCGTCCGCGTGTGCGGTGCCGATCGCGGTCAGCCCGTCGACCGTCCGGCCCAGCCCCTCCCAGCCGTCCCGGCCCTTGCGGACCTGCACCACGGTCTGCAGCGCCCGGCCGTCCGGCGAGGCGACGGGGCCCTGCGCCACGCCGACCACCGACTCGACGGAGCCGAACGCCATCGCGTCGGCCTTCGCCTTCGCCAGGTCGGCGTCCGTGACGCCGGCCGGACGGTCGTACAGCACGATCGCCGGGACGGTGTCGCCCGCGCCGAACGCGGCGGCCCGCTCCACCACCGCGGTGGACTCCGCCCCGCCGGGCAGCCACGCCGCGTTGTCGTTCTGCTCGACCTCGCCGAGCCGCCCCGCCAGCAGCAGCGCCGGGACCAGCAGCAGCGCCCACAGGGCCAGCACCGCCCACTTGCCGCGCCGCCCGGCGGGCAGCGCCACCCAGGCCCGCAGCGCGCCGCGCGCGCCCCGCCCGGTCACGACAGCGCCCCGAGCTTGTCCGGGTTGGACACCGCGTAGATGCCGGCGATCCGGTCGCCGTCCGGCACCAGGTCGAGCACCAGCGCCGCGAACGTCCGCCCGCCCGCCGTCAGCACCACCGCGGGCGCGCCGTTGACGCTCCGCCAGTCGAACGCCAGACCCCGGCCGGTCTTCGCCGCCAGCCCCACCAGCAGCCGCGTCACCTTGCCGCGGCCGGTCAGCGGCCGCAGCCCGCCGGGCGCCTTCCCGCCGCCGTCGCCCCACAGCGTCACGTCCGGCGCGAGCAGTTCCAGCAGCGCCCGCAGATCGCCGCCGAGGGCCGCCGCCAGGAAACGCTCCGTCACCTGCCGCCGCACCGCGGGCTCCGGCTCGTACCGCGGCCGGCGGGCCTGCACGTGCTCGCGCGCCCGCCGCACCAACTGCCGCACCGCCGCCGGGCTGCGGCCCAGGATCCCGGCGGTCTCCGCCCCGCTGTACCCGAACACCTCGTGCAGCACGAACGCGCCGCGCTCCAGCGGCGACAGCGTCTCCAGCACCACCAGCAGCGCCATCGACACCGACTCGGCGCGCTCCGCGACCGCCGCCGCGTCCCCCACCGCCGCGGGCTCCTCCAGCGGGCCGACCAGCGGCTCCGGCAGCCACGGCCCGACGTACGTCTCGCGCCGCCGGCTCACCGCGGCCTGCTGCGCCAGCGCCCGGTTCACCGCGATCCGCACCAGGTACGCCTTCGGGTGCTCCACCGGCGCCGCCGCCGGGTCGGCGGCCCGCGCCGCCCACGCCAACCAGGTGTCCTGCAGCACGTCCTCGGTGTCCGCCACGCTGGCGAGCAGGTTGTACACCAGGGAGAACAGCAGCTCCCGATGCTCCGCGTACTCCCGCGTCGCGCCCTCCGCGGCCACCACGTCCGCCCGCCCCGCCGGGTTCCCGCTCATCCTGGATGCCCTCTCTGCCGATCGTGTCGGAACCGAGAGCGGCCCGGACCCGCCGAATGTGACACGCCCTCACCGGATGTGTCCCGCCTCACACCCCGAGCGCCGCCCGCACCCGTCCCGCGAGCTCACCCGGCGTCAGTTCCCCGTCCAGCCGCACCGTCCCCGCCGGCAGCACCCGACCGGCCGCCACCCCCGCCCCGGGCCGACCAGTGTCATCGGCACCAGCACCGTCCGCCGGTACTCCGCCACCAGCCCGGCGGTCTCCGGCCCGAAGGCCAGGGCCTCGGGCAGCAGGCCGCGCAATGCCGTTCCTCCTTCTCCGTTCGGGCCCCTGTCCTGTCATCACGGGCCGGGCCCGGCCCCGGTTCCGGAGGAAACGGGCGTCATCCGCGGCGACGTTGAAAGCCGGCCGGTGGACCGCCATCTTCAACCAAAGACTTCGGAACTCACCATTTCCGGCCGCGGGGCGATCGAGTTTGATCACCGGAAGGGCATTCGGCGTCAACGTGGCCGCCGTTCCTTCCCCTCAGCGGATGAATCCCATGCGAATCGAAATCCGACAGGAAATGAGGAAACCCGATGCCTGAACACCGTGGCGGGGTCGACCACGTGGAGCAGGAGTGCGCCGCCCTCGCCGGGCTGCCGGCCGCCCAGCGGCTGGCCGAGCTCGAGCGCCTGTGCCGCCGCACCGAGAAGATCCTCGGCCGGGCCGTCCTGGACACCGCGACCGAGGTCTACGAGCAGGGCGGTGACGCGGTGCTGCACCGCAACCCGTACGCCTACGGCTACCTGCGGCGCTCCCTCGGCTTCCGCGGCGAACACCGAACGGACGGCTGACCGTTGTACACCTACATGTGCCGGACCCGCTGGGGCGACATGGACGCCTTCGGCCACGTCAACAACCTCAAGGTGCTGCAGTACGTCCAGGAGGCGGTCTACTGCCTGCTGTACGACGACACCGAGGGCCAGGACCTGTTCGAGGACGGGTTCATGATCGCCCGTCACGAGATCGACTACCGCTCGCCGCTCTACCACTGCCCCACCCCGCTGCCGGTGCAGATCTGGGTGGAACGCCTCGGCCGCGCCTCCATCAGCACCACCTGCGAGGCCCGCCGGCGCGGACAGATGGTGTTCCAGGCCCGGACGGTCACCGTGCCGACCGACGCCCAGACCCGGCGCAGCCGCCCGCTGCGCGAGGTCGAGCGCCGCCACCTGAACCGCTACCGGGTCCGCCCCACCGGGCCCGTGGCCTCCGTCGGACGGGTCCCGGTCCGCGCCACCGGCGGCCGGGTCCGGGTGCCCGTGCTCGGCGAACGGGCCTCCTGACCGGACGGGGCCCCGCGACCCGCCGGGACGCCCCTCCCACCGGACCCGCCAGGGCCGGCCCCCGGCCCGGGCAACGCCGCCCGGCCCCGGGGCCGGCCCCGCCCCGACCGCGCCGCCGGAGCGGCGCCCGTCAGCCGGCCCCGGGCCCGGTCACCGCCGGGGGCGCAGGCGGTGGCGAAGCCCCGTCGACCGGCACGACGGCGTCGGCACCCCGCAGGTCCGAAAGCCCCGGAGGGACCGGCGGAGGCGGTGCGGGCAGAAGCGGTGCGGCCCGGAGCGCGGGCGCCGGCCGGGGGTAGTACGAGGGATCGTTCATACCGTCATTGATCACCCCGAGCGGCCGCCGACCATGCGCCCGGGCCGCCCCGTCACCCGCCCAGCCGCGCGAACCGGCCCTCCAGCCGGGACAGTTGCAGCGTCGTGGCGGGCGAGCGCAGCGCGTCCTGCCGGTCCCGGAAGTTCGCGTACGCCCGCCGGGCCTGGTGGATGTTCCCCGCGTCCAGCTCCAGGTGCGCCAGCTGCAGCAGCGACACCCCGATCGTCCGGTGCTCGCCCGGCGGCCGGGCCCGCAGCGAGGCCCGCAGGTACGACAGCGACAGCTCGGTGGCCCGCAGCGAGCGGTGGACCTGCGCCGCCTGGTACAGCAGGGCCGGCTCCGGATACCGGTGCGGCCCGCCCTCCGCCGCCGCCCGCCCCGCCCAGTGCTGCGCGCCCTCCAACTGCCGCAGCGCCTCCGGGGCCTGCCGGAGCCGCGCCGCCGCCACCGCCTGCTGCGCCTGCACGAAGGCCCGCACTCCCGGTGACGCCCCGGCCGGCAGGTGCTCGGCCGCCGCGTCCGCGAGCCGCGCCGCGTACACCTGGTGCCCCAGGGCGCCCGCCTGGGTGCTCTGGTCGCGCAGCGCCATCGCCTGGGCCTGCCCGTCCTGCGCCTCGGCCGCCAACAGGTACGCGAAACGGTAGTGCCGCTGCGCCTCGCCGTGTCGGTTGTCGTCGGTGTAGGTGCGCCCCACCAGTCGGACCAACTGTGCCGCCGCCGTCAGCAGTTCGCGGTGCCGCAGCTCGCCCGCGGAGGACTTCAGCCAGGGCAGCACGTGGTCCCGCAGGTAGCCGAGCAGCAGGCTGCGGGCGATCGCCCCGCCGTACCCGTCGTAGTGCCGCGCGCCGAACGCCGTCATCTCGCGGACCGCCTCCACCTGCCGCGACCCCACCCGCTGCCCGCCGGACCCCGACCGCGCGTGCGGCGCGGACGGTGGCGACGGTGGGGCGGCGGCGGCCGGTGCCGCCCCGGCGGCCCGACGGGGGGCGGGAACCAGCTGGATCCGGAACAGCGGAGGCTGGAACGTTTCGTCCGCCGGCTCGGTGGAATCCGGCCAGGAATGCAGCCTGCGCAGCCCCGCCAGGGCATCCGCGGGCTCCGGCTCGCACTCCTCCGAAGGGCCGGGATCCACCGACCGGAGGCCGAGTTCGCCCCGCGACACCGGACGGCCGAACCGCCGGGCGAACGCCTCCGCCAGCAACTGCGGCCCCGGCGGACGCGGCTGCGTACCGGACAGCCAGTGCGCCACCGTCGTCCGGTCGTAGCCCACGCTGAAGCCGCTCTCCCGGGCCACCTTCTGCAGGGCCGCCGCCAGGGCCGGGCCGTTCCACCCGGCGTCCGCCATGCAGGCGCGCAGCGCGAGATTCGGCCCACGGGCGTGTGGCATCAACAACTCTCCTTGTACGGACCACCGAAGGTGTCGACCCCAGAATAAACGGCCGCCACCGGCAGCGATCACCGATTTCCGGAAACGCCGACCTGTTCAACGCGGGGCGGCGGAAATCGGTACTGTGCTGTCCGGTTCCGTTCGGCGGCGAAGGAGTGATGAAACGACAGGAATGCTTTCTTTCCGGCGTCCGCCCGTCACTCGTTCCGGTCGCGGCGGGCGCGGGAGTCGTCCAGCAGCCGCCGCAGCAGGGTGTCGGTGTCCAGGTAGTGGTGCTCCATGCCGACCGGCACCACCAGGTGGCTCGACCGCAGGAACTCCCGGACCGGCGCGGCCGGGGTGTGCAGCACCGCGGTCTGGCCCGGCGTGCTCAGCGCGATCGCCAGCAGTTCCGGATCCGCGCTGGACCGGCGGATCGTCACGTCGCCGACCCCCGCCCAGCCGTCCATCCCCTCCGCCAGCAGGTCGCGCGCGAACAGCCAGGTGATCGGCTCCTCCAGGTCCGCGTGGCAGTCCAGGTGGACCGCGAACGGGTCGGCCCGGTGGTAGCGCAGCCGGGCCGGCACCGAGACCCGCAGACCGGGACAGGGCGAGACGGTCACCTCCAGCAGCAGGACGCAGTCCGGCTCCCCGGCGCGCTGCAACCAGGTGTGGGTCGTGTTCTGGTGGGTCACCGGGACTCCCTCGGGCGAACGACGGACGGGGCGGGGCGGAGCTGTGCGAGGTGCGGGTGCGCGTGCTGGTGCTCCGGCGCGGTGACCGGGGCGGCGAGGTCCTGCGGGGGCGTACGGGGTTCGGCGGGTGCAACAGCCGCCGCGGGTGCGGCCGGTGCCACGGGTGCCACGGGGGCGACAGGCGCCGTGCGTTCGGGTGGGACGGCGGGTTCGGGTGGGACGGCGGGTTCGGGTGGGACGGCGGGTTCGGGTGGGACGGCGGGTTCGGGAGCGGGCGGGGGGAGCGGCGAGAACCGTTCCCGCTCGGGAACCGGACGGGAGACGAACCGGGGCGGCGCGATCAGCCGGGACCACTCGTGGTCGCGGCGGCCGGGCACGGTGCGGCCCGACTGGTGCCACAGCGTCACCAGTCCGGCGTAGATGGGAGCTTGCTGAATCGTTTCGTCATGGAAGCCCATCGGGGCCCGAGGGTCGGCACTCACGTTCGGGGATAACGACCGAACCCGGAGGCGGTCACGGCACTCGTCCGTCCGCCGCACCGGAAGGGTGCGATCCCGCCACCACCCGTTGCCCCCGGCGTTGCCGACGGATCGTCAGGACCCTGCCGTAGCGCCAGGTCCGGCGGGGGCGGCGGCCAGCGCGGCGGCCAGCGCCCGGGCGTGGTCGAAGGCCCGGACCGGGTTCGGCGCGGAGGTCCACGGCGGCGCGCCGCACCACGGGCCGATCAGCCGGAACTGCTCCAGGGCCAGCGAGGGCTGCCCGGTCAGCAGCGCGAAGTGCGCCAACAGGTGCCGCAGCAGCGGAACCTGGTCGTTGGTCGGCGGGACGTCCGCCAGCGCCGCCGCAACCTGCGGCAGCAGCGCCCGGTACCGGCGCCCGACCGCCAGGCCGTGCGGGCCGTGCCGCTGCTCCAACTCCGCGAGCGCCTGCAGGTAGACGCCCGGAAGCGGCGACCCGGGCGGCGCCGACCGCACCGCGCGCTCCGCGAAACGCAGCATCCGGGCGTCGCTGCCGTGCCACTTGGCGCACCAGTACTGCAGTGCCTGCCAGTGGCCGGCCACGTGGTGCGGCGCCCGCGCCGTCACCTCGCCCCACAGGGCCCGGAACCGCCGGCGCGACAGGCGCATCCCGCGCGCCGCCGTCACCATCACCACCCACGGACCGGGATCGTGCGGATCCGCCTCGGCCGCCTGCCGCGCCAGCTCGTACGCGGCGGCCAACTGCGCCCGGAACGCGGCCGTCCGCTCGGGGGCGATCTGCGCCGCGAACCCGGGGCCGCGCGCCTGCCACGCCCGCAACACCAGCAGCCGGGCCCGCACCGTCGTCGCGGCGCCCGGCTCCGTGCCGGAGGCCTGCCACTGCGTCAGCCACTCGTCCCGCTCGGCGGCCAGCCGGGTCAGGAAGTCCAGCCGGGACCACCGCTCGTCCCAGTCCTCGCCCGCCGCCGCCACGTACGCGGCCGCCGCCCGCCAGCCGCCCGCCAGGCAGGAGTCCGCGAGCGCCTCCAGCTCCTTGCGCCGCAGCAACCGCATCGGCGGCCCCGCCCGCCCCGGATCCAGCTCCGCCGAGCGCGCCATCCCGTGCACCAGCGGATCGAACCCCGCCCCGACCGGGTGCCCCGCCCGCGGTTCCCGTCCCGGACCGGGCCGGGTGCCCGACCGCCGCTGCGCCAGCAGCGCGATCACCAGGGCGAGGCCGAACACCAGAACGGGGGTCATGCCGAGAATGATCTCCCACCCCGTTCCCACCGCCGCACGCCGGTCCCGGACCCGACACTGCCGGCCCGGACCGGCCGGCGTCGAGGCGGCCGCCGCGATCGCCGAGAGCCACCCCGGCCGGTCCGTCACCCTGATCGGAACGGAGCAGCCCGGCGCGACGACGGGCGCCGGGGCCGCCGCGCCCACCAGCGCCGCGCACTGGACCGGCTGGCGGCTGCACGGCCCGCCCGCGGCCTGATGTGCCGACGGGCAGCCCCGGCCGGTGGCCGGGGCTGCCGGTGGGTGGGGGTCAGCGGTGCAGGAGCGGGTGGTGGTCAGAACTGGGTGGCGACGGTGACGCCGGAGAAGTCGGTGACCGCGTAGAGGCTCAGGTAGCGGTAGCCAGCCGTGGGGTTGGTGACGGTGATGGTCTGGGAGGTGCCGGTGGCGGTGGAGGAGGCGGTGAAGGCGCTCGGCGAGGCCCAGGTGCTGTCGTTGTAGTACAGGTAAGCGGTGCCGGTGCCGCCGCTGGTGCTGATCTTCAGGGTGGTGGTCCCGGCGGGCAGGTAGACGTACAGGTAGTCGAGGCTGCCGGCGGTGCGGGCGCGGCCGGTGCGCTGGCAGTTCTGGCCCATCGCGTCGGTGCGCTGGTCGGTGCAGGCGGGCAGCGCGGTGACGGTGACCGAGGAGGGCGTCGCGGTGGAGCGCCCGGTGGAGTCGGTGACGGTGAGCGCGACGGTGTACGTGCCGGGGCTGGCATAGGTGTGCGAGGGGTTGCGCTGGTCCGAGGAGCCGCCGTCGCCGAAGGTCCAGTGCCAGGAGGTGATCTGGGCCGGGGAGTTGGTGACCACGGAGCGGTCGGTGAGGGTGACGGTGGTCCCGCTGACCGACTGGTCG
The DNA window shown above is from Streptomyces sp. TLI_171 and carries:
- the sigJ gene encoding RNA polymerase sigma factor SigJ; this translates as MSGNPAGRADVVAAEGATREYAEHRELLFSLVYNLLASVADTEDVLQDTWLAWAARAADPAAAPVEHPKAYLVRIAVNRALAQQAAVSRRRETYVGPWLPEPLVGPLEEPAAVGDAAAVAERAESVSMALLVVLETLSPLERGAFVLHEVFGYSGAETAGILGRSPAAVRQLVRRAREHVQARRPRYEPEPAVRRQVTERFLAAALGGDLRALLELLAPDVTLWGDGGGKAPGGLRPLTGRGKVTRLLVGLAAKTGRGLAFDWRSVNGAPAVVLTAGGRTFAALVLDLVPDGDRIAGIYAVSNPDKLGALS
- a CDS encoding SsgA family sporulation/cell division regulator, with product MTHQNTTHTWLQRAGEPDCVLLLEVTVSPCPGLRVSVPARLRYHRADPFAVHLDCHADLEEPITWLFARDLLAEGMDGWAGVGDVTIRRSSADPELLAIALSTPGQTAVLHTPAAPVREFLRSSHLVVPVGMEHHYLDTDTLLRRLLDDSRARRDRNE
- a CDS encoding MMPL family transporter, translating into MTGRGARGALRAWVALPAGRRGKWAVLALWALLLVPALLLAGRLGEVEQNDNAAWLPGGAESTAVVERAAAFGAGDTVPAIVLYDRPAGVTDADLAKAKADAMAFGSVESVVGVAQGPVASPDGRALQTVVQVRKGRDGWEGLGRTVDGLTAIGTAHADGLGFHVTGPAGYASDSIKAFGAAGSLTTITAVVVVLILLLTYRSPWLPLLSLVTVGGALAVAEAVVYLLARNAGLVVNKQTGFILVVLVFGAATDYALLLIARYREELGRRQDPHEAMARALRRCGPAITASAATVAVGLTLLVLADLNSTRGMGPACAIGVLVGWLAMLTLMPALLVACGRRAFWPRRPEVGAAGADGGRAWTRLGDAIARRPRTVWIGTALALGALALGAFALRADGLADTEQFTGRPQTAAGKEVQQAHFPAGSGDPLYVVTSADAAGSVRAALAGVPGVVAVGEPAVRDGRALLLGELAADPSSREAMRTVGLARTAVHAVPGADALVGGTTAVALDTRDAAARDDRLIIPAVLVTVLLILAALLRAVVAPLLLIATVVLSFGAALGVSALVFRHLFHFAGADASFPLLTFVFLVALGVDYNIFLVTRIREDAHALGTRRAARTALAATGGVITSAGLVLAGTFAAMASLPLVFAAELGFTVAFGVLLDTLVVRSVLVTALALDTGPRLWWLARPDRPARATDEAGSRALQAS
- a CDS encoding thioesterase family protein — translated: MYTYMCRTRWGDMDAFGHVNNLKVLQYVQEAVYCLLYDDTEGQDLFEDGFMIARHEIDYRSPLYHCPTPLPVQIWVERLGRASISTTCEARRRGQMVFQARTVTVPTDAQTRRSRPLREVERRHLNRYRVRPTGPVASVGRVPVRATGGRVRVPVLGERAS
- a CDS encoding aromatic acid exporter family protein — translated: MRFVPESVAAAVRRGARDPFVVQTVRATVAATLAYVVATWLSREPVPLTAPLTALLVVQVTVYSTLTTSIRRVNSVVVGVLIAIGFSTVVGLSWWSLGLIILASLVIGRFVRVDEFVQEVAISAMLILGVSQVTSQAWDRVLETLIGAGVGLLFNLVFAAPVWVDTAGESIEDLARRARHLLVDLAEELGRPVPVERAAERLHEARRLDQAIAEVDSALRQAEDSLRLNPRISEGLLSRLVLRTGLDTLEICVVVIRVIARSLTDLAKRREPGERLFPADVAVAMEELFGHVGGALVSFAVLVTTQVSRNAEEAEQRLTSELAAAWTCRENVAQLLLRRVQEHPEAWQLHGSLLAEVDRILDELDLEHRGRRLMEELDRASVANRERFSRFSRLRRLARGERLRPRRRRRPPQQEAA